A section of the Novosphingobium sp. G106 genome encodes:
- a CDS encoding helix-turn-helix domain-containing protein yields the protein MIDIEADLIDLALRVNGGSLGKAARDLGVGRTTLYRRLLK from the coding sequence ATGATCGATATCGAGGCTGACCTTATAGACCTGGCCCTACGCGTAAACGGAGGTTCCTTGGGCAAAGCCGCCCGCGATCTCGGTGTGGGCAGAACGACGCTCTATCGGAGGCTCTTGAAATGA
- a CDS encoding PEPxxWA-CTERM sorting domain-containing protein — protein MKFTVASSAAIALSMMAASGAHAVVVGSLGSSGSPFVTIDSLGTRSGGTIYTSDQPFADIPKGGVYNNQFLAVGQTAGSPSIITFANALNYLSFLWGSPDTYNQLTLTTNLGNTFNFTPQGLNFAVTDGNQSFSQYVQFKTAGGELITSAKFDATPLKDAFEVANFSTGVPEPASWALLILGVGFTGAALRRRRSVSVKYA, from the coding sequence ATGAAATTCACTGTTGCATCCAGCGCTGCGATCGCGCTCTCCATGATGGCGGCTTCTGGCGCCCACGCTGTAGTCGTCGGTAGTCTCGGCAGCAGCGGGTCTCCGTTCGTCACGATCGACTCGTTGGGCACGCGGTCCGGCGGCACGATCTACACCTCCGACCAGCCTTTCGCGGATATCCCGAAGGGCGGGGTCTACAACAACCAGTTTCTGGCCGTTGGGCAGACCGCGGGCTCCCCGTCGATCATTACATTTGCAAACGCCCTGAATTACCTGAGCTTCCTGTGGGGCTCCCCGGACACCTACAATCAGCTGACTCTTACCACCAACCTGGGCAATACGTTCAACTTTACGCCGCAAGGGCTGAACTTTGCAGTGACGGATGGCAATCAGTCGTTCTCTCAGTACGTCCAGTTCAAAACGGCTGGGGGCGAATTGATCACGTCAGCCAAGTTCGACGCGACGCCTCTGAAGGATGCCTTCGAAGTCGCGAACTTCAGCACCGGCGTGCCTGAACCGGCCTCTTGGGCGCTGCTAATACTGGGCGTCGGCTTTACAGGTGCAGCTTTGCGCCGCCGGCGGTCGGTCTCGGTCAAATACGCCTGA